In the Opitutia bacterium genome, one interval contains:
- a CDS encoding alpha-N-arabinofuranosidase: MTPRPLFACAALALATAVTSVHASDATLVLRGDEPGPVINRNIYGHFAEHLGHCIYEGIWVGPDSPIPNTKGYRNDVLAALRELKVPLLRWPGGCFADEYHWKDGIGPRESRPSMFNSHWGGVVENNHFGTHEFLDLCEMLGIEPYVCLNVGSGTVQEAMEWVEYMTSPASSPMANLRRAHGRQEPWKVKYLAIGNESWGCGGSMTPEFYADNYRRYNTFVKNYTDTRLYRVACGPDGSNYNWTEVLMQKAAKNMNGLALHHYTLPTGDWKKKGAATDFPEAEWFSTLRNTLRMEELVTKHTAIMDRYDPEKKVALVVDEWGTWYDKTPGTKDGFLVQQNSLRDALVAALNFHVFHRHADRVTMANIAQMVNVLQAVILTDGSKMILTPTYHAFEMFKVHQDATSLRVDLVSPDYVFGTEKIPAVSASASRDAAGKVHLSLVNCDPKNAITVTCALAGVTAQSVTGRVLTADAMDTHNTFDAPAAVKPAAFTGAKLEGGKLVVALPAKSVVVLEL; the protein is encoded by the coding sequence ATGACACCCCGACCCCTGTTTGCGTGCGCGGCGCTTGCGTTGGCGACCGCGGTTACGTCTGTGCACGCGTCCGATGCCACGCTCGTCCTCCGCGGCGACGAGCCCGGCCCCGTGATCAACCGGAACATCTACGGCCACTTCGCGGAGCATCTCGGCCATTGCATCTACGAAGGCATCTGGGTCGGACCGGACTCGCCCATCCCGAACACGAAGGGTTATCGCAACGACGTGCTCGCCGCGCTGCGCGAGCTGAAAGTCCCCTTGTTGCGCTGGCCGGGCGGCTGTTTCGCCGACGAGTATCACTGGAAGGACGGCATCGGGCCGCGCGAGTCGCGTCCGTCGATGTTTAACTCCCATTGGGGCGGCGTCGTGGAGAACAACCATTTCGGCACGCACGAGTTTCTCGACCTCTGCGAGATGCTCGGCATCGAGCCCTACGTGTGCCTCAACGTCGGCAGCGGCACCGTGCAGGAGGCGATGGAATGGGTCGAATACATGACTTCGCCCGCCAGCTCGCCCATGGCCAATCTCCGTCGCGCGCACGGCCGGCAGGAACCGTGGAAGGTCAAGTATCTCGCCATCGGCAACGAGAGCTGGGGCTGCGGCGGCAGCATGACGCCGGAGTTCTACGCCGACAATTACCGCCGCTATAACACCTTCGTCAAAAACTACACCGACACCCGCCTCTATCGCGTCGCGTGCGGCCCCGACGGCTCCAACTACAACTGGACCGAGGTGCTCATGCAGAAGGCCGCGAAGAACATGAACGGCCTCGCGCTGCACCACTACACGCTGCCAACGGGCGATTGGAAAAAGAAGGGCGCCGCCACCGATTTCCCCGAAGCCGAGTGGTTCTCCACCCTGCGCAACACGCTCCGCATGGAGGAACTCGTGACGAAGCACACCGCGATCATGGATAGATACGATCCGGAGAAGAAGGTCGCGCTCGTCGTCGACGAATGGGGCACCTGGTATGACAAGACGCCGGGCACCAAGGACGGCTTCCTCGTCCAGCAGAACTCCCTGCGCGACGCGCTCGTCGCCGCGCTGAATTTCCACGTCTTCCACCGTCACGCCGACCGCGTCACGATGGCCAACATCGCGCAGATGGTGAACGTGCTCCAAGCCGTCATTCTCACCGACGGCTCGAAGATGATCCTCACGCCGACCTATCACGCGTTCGAGATGTTCAAAGTGCATCAGGACGCCACGTCACTGCGCGTCGATCTCGTGTCGCCCGACTATGTCTTCGGCACCGAGAAAATTCCCGCCGTCAGCGCCTCCGCTTCGCGCGACGCCGCCGGCAAGGTCCATCTCTCGCTCGTGAACTGCGACCCGAAGAACGCCATCACCGTCACGTGCGCCCTCGCCGGCGTCACTGCACAGAGCGTCACCGGCCGCGTGCTCACCGCCGACGCGATGGACACGCACAACACGTTCGACGCCCCCGCTGCCGTGAAGCCCGCCGCCTTCACCGGCGCGAAGCTCGAAGGCGGCAAGCTCGTCGTCGCGCTCCCGGCGAAATCCGTCGTCGTGCTCGAACTCTGA
- a CDS encoding glycosyl hydrolase 115 family protein, which produces MRRTRSAVALLCALGWTALGSAANFPLVEHGRAAPFVVSPTDAKVVQLATGDLVRDVATITGIEPMIESSATDAGPRVLIGTLGQAPAIDALVAAGALEVAQLRGAWESFLIATLAPPAVPAPTLVIVGSDRRGTAFGVYELSQQIGVSPWHWWADATPEKKSELLIAEGTRRFGPPSVRYRGIFLNDEDWGLQPWAAKTFEPESGGIGPKTYARVFELLLRLKANTLWPAMHACTRPFNADPRNAALADDYAIVMGSSHAEPMLRNNVGEWPHERAADYNYVTNRDGVRAYWEERVRANSRFESLWTLGMRGIHDSAIQGAKTDAERIAVLERVFADQRAMLAEHVDRRSLLAGDDSSRSPASRLLQQSSSAGIPQMFCAYKEVLDLYRRGLRVPDDVTIVWPDDNFGYVRNFASPEERKRRGGFGVYYHLSYLGRPLSYLWLCTTPPALVWEEMTKSYAHGADRVWIANVGDLKPAEIGTEFFLRLAWDVKQWGPDAQPKFLREFATREFGAAHADRIAAVLDRYYTLNFARKPEHLQWWLPGQPPRASDWTRGDLEARRSAFDDLSADVDALAGRIPVAKRDAFFELVTYPVKGAALANRRYILGEHGSHLDAAHAADAELRELTRRFNEEIARGKWKGLMRLEPADDDWKSMRLAPWRPLNLSGSTPGEVEGRIALPVFSAPEARDGAGIVPGLGRSGSALRLAAGADYTYEIETGPGAFDLTFELLPTHPLRGGALRVAFAIDGGPFHALALPVRDGGPEWAQGVLAGFRPLTTRIRLSQPGAHKLALRGVDDGVVLDRITLTPVQP; this is translated from the coding sequence ATGCGCCGAACACGTTCAGCCGTCGCCCTGCTGTGCGCGCTCGGCTGGACCGCGCTCGGTTCGGCGGCGAATTTTCCGCTCGTTGAACACGGGCGCGCGGCACCGTTCGTGGTTTCCCCGACCGACGCCAAGGTCGTTCAGCTCGCGACCGGCGATTTGGTCCGCGACGTTGCGACGATCACCGGCATCGAACCGATGATCGAGTCCAGCGCGACCGACGCCGGGCCGCGCGTGCTCATCGGCACGCTGGGCCAAGCGCCCGCTATCGACGCCCTCGTCGCCGCCGGCGCGCTCGAGGTCGCGCAGTTGCGCGGCGCGTGGGAATCGTTCCTCATCGCCACGCTCGCACCGCCGGCCGTGCCCGCACCGACGCTCGTGATCGTCGGCAGCGACCGCCGCGGCACCGCGTTCGGCGTCTATGAGCTCTCGCAGCAGATCGGCGTCTCGCCGTGGCACTGGTGGGCGGACGCGACACCGGAAAAAAAGAGCGAGCTGCTCATCGCCGAAGGCACGCGGCGCTTTGGCCCGCCGTCGGTGCGTTATCGCGGCATTTTTCTCAACGACGAGGACTGGGGCCTGCAGCCGTGGGCGGCGAAAACCTTCGAGCCCGAGAGCGGCGGCATCGGCCCGAAGACCTACGCCCGCGTGTTCGAACTCCTCCTCCGCCTGAAAGCCAACACGCTCTGGCCCGCGATGCACGCGTGCACCCGTCCGTTCAACGCCGACCCGCGCAACGCCGCGCTCGCCGACGACTACGCCATCGTCATGGGCTCGTCGCACGCCGAGCCGATGCTCCGCAACAACGTCGGGGAATGGCCGCACGAGCGCGCCGCCGACTACAACTACGTCACCAACCGCGACGGCGTGCGCGCGTATTGGGAGGAGCGCGTGCGCGCCAACAGCCGTTTCGAAAGCCTCTGGACGCTCGGCATGCGCGGCATCCACGACAGCGCGATCCAAGGTGCGAAGACCGACGCCGAGCGCATCGCCGTGCTCGAACGGGTCTTCGCCGACCAACGCGCCATGCTCGCGGAGCACGTCGACCGCAGGAGCCTGCTTGCAGGCGATGATTCGTCTAGATCGCCTGCAAGCAGGCTCCTACAGCAGTCTTCCTCCGCCGGCATTCCCCAGATGTTCTGCGCCTACAAGGAAGTCCTCGACCTTTACCGCCGCGGGCTGCGCGTGCCGGATGACGTCACGATTGTCTGGCCCGACGACAACTTCGGTTACGTGCGCAACTTCGCCTCGCCCGAGGAACGGAAGCGCCGCGGCGGCTTCGGCGTCTACTACCACCTCTCCTACCTCGGCCGACCGCTCTCCTATCTCTGGCTCTGCACGACGCCGCCCGCGCTGGTGTGGGAGGAGATGACCAAGTCCTACGCGCACGGCGCGGACCGCGTGTGGATCGCGAACGTCGGCGATCTCAAGCCCGCCGAAATCGGCACCGAGTTCTTTCTGCGTCTCGCGTGGGACGTGAAGCAATGGGGCCCCGACGCGCAGCCGAAGTTCCTGCGCGAGTTCGCCACGCGCGAGTTCGGCGCGGCGCACGCCGACCGGATCGCCGCGGTTCTCGACCGTTACTACACGCTGAATTTCGCCCGCAAACCCGAGCACCTGCAATGGTGGTTGCCCGGCCAGCCGCCGCGCGCGAGCGATTGGACGCGCGGCGACCTCGAGGCGCGCCGGTCGGCCTTTGACGACTTGAGCGCCGACGTGGACGCACTCGCAGGAAGGATTCCCGTCGCCAAGCGCGACGCGTTTTTCGAGTTGGTCACCTATCCCGTGAAAGGCGCGGCGCTCGCCAATCGCCGCTACATTCTCGGCGAACATGGTTCTCACCTCGACGCGGCGCACGCCGCCGACGCCGAACTGCGCGAGCTGACGCGGCGCTTCAACGAGGAGATTGCTCGCGGGAAATGGAAGGGCCTCATGCGACTGGAGCCGGCCGACGATGACTGGAAAAGCATGCGCCTCGCGCCGTGGCGTCCGTTGAATCTGTCGGGCTCGACGCCCGGCGAGGTCGAGGGACGCATTGCCCTGCCGGTGTTTTCCGCCCCGGAAGCCCGGGACGGAGCTGGCATCGTCCCGGGGCTCGGACGGTCCGGCAGTGCGCTGCGTCTCGCCGCAGGCGCAGACTACACCTACGAAATCGAGACCGGCCCCGGCGCCTTCGACCTTACGTTCGAGCTCCTCCCCACCCACCCGCTTCGCGGCGGCGCGCTGCGCGTGGCGTTCGCGATCGACGGCGGTCCCTTCCACGCCCTCGCGCTTCCGGTCCGCGACGGTGGACCCGAGTGGGCGCAAGGCGTCCTCGCCGGCTTCCGCCCACTCACCACGCGCATCCGCCTTTCGCAACCGGGCGCGCACAAACTCGCCCTCCGCGGCGTCGACGACGGCGTCGTCCTCGACCGCATCACCCTGACTCCCGTTCAGCCATGA
- a CDS encoding family 43 glycosylhydrolase, with amino-acid sequence MLVDLWRGLGVYRSDDFEHWTAQADNLLAQPGRGVDDGVNGGHPCVVVSGDRAFLFYFTHPGRAGTIKPEDKDSLELRRSSIQVVELREKDGVLSCDRDAPTYIDLAPPTDSVAWPNPLITQRADPHIFRHTDGWYYFMGTVPEYDRLELRRARTIEDLATAEPKTIWRKHAAGPMGAHIWAPELHFIDGKWFIYFAAGAAEKVWNIRVYVLENSAANPLEGEWAERGQLDTGWQSFALDATTFAHRGHRYLVWAQKGIGEKENSNLYLAPLASPTQLGGPPVLLSRPEFPWERVRYAVNEGPAVLVRQGRIFITYSAAGTGAEYCLGLLSADENADLLDPKSWTKSPTPVFTTSEANRIFGPGHNSFTTDTDGSDLLVFHARNYRDIVGDPLKDPNRHTRVQRIAWRADGTPDFGTPAPEIR; translated from the coding sequence ATGCTCGTCGATCTCTGGCGCGGGCTCGGCGTGTATCGCTCGGATGACTTCGAGCATTGGACGGCGCAAGCGGACAACTTGCTCGCGCAACCCGGCCGCGGCGTCGACGACGGCGTGAACGGCGGACATCCCTGCGTCGTCGTGAGCGGCGACCGGGCGTTCCTGTTCTATTTCACGCATCCGGGCCGAGCCGGCACGATCAAACCCGAGGACAAGGACTCGCTCGAGCTTCGCCGCAGTTCGATCCAGGTCGTCGAACTGCGCGAGAAAGACGGCGTGCTCTCCTGCGATCGCGACGCGCCGACCTACATTGATCTCGCCCCACCCACCGATTCCGTCGCGTGGCCGAACCCGCTCATCACGCAACGCGCCGACCCGCACATCTTCCGCCACACGGACGGCTGGTATTACTTCATGGGCACGGTGCCCGAGTATGACCGGTTGGAGCTGCGCCGCGCGCGCACCATCGAGGACCTCGCGACTGCCGAGCCGAAAACGATTTGGCGCAAACACGCGGCCGGCCCGATGGGCGCGCACATTTGGGCGCCGGAGCTTCATTTCATCGACGGCAAATGGTTCATCTACTTCGCCGCCGGCGCGGCGGAGAAGGTCTGGAACATCCGCGTCTACGTCCTCGAAAATTCCGCCGCCAATCCGCTCGAGGGCGAATGGGCCGAGCGTGGCCAGCTCGACACCGGCTGGCAGTCCTTCGCGCTCGACGCGACCACGTTCGCGCATCGTGGCCACCGCTACCTCGTCTGGGCGCAAAAGGGCATCGGCGAGAAGGAAAACTCCAACCTCTACCTCGCGCCACTCGCCTCGCCGACGCAGCTCGGCGGTCCGCCGGTGTTGCTCTCGCGACCGGAATTCCCTTGGGAGCGCGTCCGCTACGCGGTGAACGAAGGTCCCGCCGTCCTCGTGCGCCAGGGCCGCATCTTCATCACCTACTCCGCCGCCGGCACCGGCGCCGAGTATTGCCTCGGTTTGCTCAGCGCGGACGAGAACGCCGACCTGCTCGACCCGAAATCGTGGACGAAGTCGCCCACGCCGGTCTTCACCACGAGCGAGGCGAATCGCATCTTCGGCCCCGGACACAACTCGTTCACCACCGACACTGACGGCAGCGACTTGCTTGTCTTCCATGCGCGCAACTACCGCGACATCGTCGGCGACCCGCTCAAAGACCCGAATCGCCACACGCGCGTTCAGCGCATCGCATGGCGCGCGGACGGCACACCCGACTTCGGCACGCCCGCGCCGGAAATCCGCTGA
- a CDS encoding beta-galactosidase: MKFLSLSFSLLAVGLASATPLTLTVAPPAAVTSSGFQMGTATAPNGDTLTLDSHSLLLNGRRWTPVMGEFHYSRYPAAEWRAELAKMKAGGVDIVATYVFWIHHEEVEGAWNWSGDRNLRAFIEAAAAENLKVIVRLGPWCHGEVRNGGLPDWIVARGSFRTDAPAYLAATRALYAQAAAQCRGLLWKDGGPVIGVQLENEYGGPARHLLTLKQIARGAGFDVPLYTRTGWPQLATPMPFGEILPLYGVYAEGFWDRETTAMPGRYWSGFHFSTLRTDANIANEALGRRDVQDAPDVARYPYLTCEIGGGMMSSYHRRILVDPRDITSLTLVKLGSGSVSPGYYMYHGGTNPSGRTPLMEAQDTATTNWNDMPVKNYDFQAPLGQYGQVRPHYASLRRLHFYLHDFGARLASLGTSLPDARPSGKDDLATLRWSVRADDARGFLFVNNHERGRALPAKPGVQFTVNFSTGGSLTLPTTPVAIPESAHFIWPLNLDLDGAGTLAWATAQPLAIVVRAAEKTWYFTATTGVPTEFVFRGARVVAHRGRIEQRGDGVTRVLDLTPGREPAMSLDSTTRIVVLDEADSLAFERDSRDGSVRFASRPTESTAPLEIERVRDAGAPRAVPLGRAPKPVAAMPTDADFAAAAVWRVKLPAGLRAETRPLLRLRYTGDVARVFVDGELVNDDYYNGAPLEIGLWRHPAALRGAEITVAILPLARASVSGPTPRIYFSAPAALPAFGDREAVAELQAAELITTANEEK; this comes from the coding sequence GTGAAATTCCTCTCTCTTTCGTTTTCGCTTCTCGCCGTTGGCCTCGCCTCGGCCACACCACTCACGCTCACGGTCGCACCGCCCGCAGCGGTGACGTCGTCCGGATTCCAGATGGGCACCGCCACCGCGCCGAACGGCGACACGCTCACGCTCGACAGCCACAGCCTGTTGCTCAACGGCCGGCGCTGGACGCCGGTGATGGGCGAATTTCATTACAGCCGCTACCCGGCCGCCGAGTGGCGCGCGGAGTTGGCAAAAATGAAAGCCGGCGGCGTGGACATCGTCGCGACCTACGTCTTCTGGATCCACCACGAGGAAGTCGAAGGCGCTTGGAACTGGTCGGGCGATCGCAACCTCCGCGCGTTCATCGAGGCCGCGGCCGCCGAGAACTTGAAGGTGATCGTCCGCCTCGGCCCGTGGTGCCATGGCGAAGTCCGCAACGGCGGCTTGCCCGACTGGATCGTCGCCCGCGGCAGTTTTCGCACCGACGCGCCAGCCTACCTCGCTGCCACGCGGGCGCTCTACGCGCAAGCCGCCGCGCAATGCCGCGGCTTGCTCTGGAAAGACGGCGGGCCGGTCATCGGCGTGCAGCTGGAGAACGAATACGGCGGCCCCGCGCGGCACCTGCTCACGTTGAAGCAGATCGCCCGCGGAGCCGGATTCGATGTCCCGCTCTACACCCGCACCGGCTGGCCGCAACTGGCGACACCGATGCCGTTCGGCGAGATTCTCCCGCTCTACGGCGTCTACGCGGAGGGCTTTTGGGACCGCGAAACCACCGCCATGCCCGGCCGTTATTGGTCCGGCTTCCACTTCTCCACCCTGCGCACCGATGCGAACATCGCCAATGAAGCGCTCGGCCGGCGCGACGTGCAGGACGCTCCCGACGTCGCGCGTTATCCGTATCTCACCTGCGAGATCGGCGGCGGCATGATGAGCAGCTATCACCGCCGCATCCTCGTCGACCCGCGCGACATCACTTCGCTGACGCTCGTGAAGCTCGGGTCCGGCTCCGTATCGCCCGGCTATTACATGTATCACGGCGGCACGAACCCCTCGGGCCGCACGCCGCTGATGGAAGCGCAAGACACCGCGACGACGAACTGGAACGACATGCCGGTGAAAAACTACGACTTCCAGGCGCCGCTCGGACAATACGGCCAAGTTCGGCCGCACTACGCCTCGCTCCGTCGCCTGCATTTCTATCTGCACGATTTCGGCGCGCGTCTCGCGTCGCTCGGCACCTCGCTGCCCGACGCGCGGCCAAGCGGAAAGGACGATCTCGCCACGCTGCGTTGGTCCGTCCGTGCCGACGACGCGCGCGGCTTTCTCTTCGTCAACAATCACGAGCGCGGCCGCGCATTGCCCGCGAAGCCCGGCGTGCAGTTCACGGTCAACTTCTCCACCGGCGGCTCGCTCACGCTGCCCACCACTCCCGTCGCCATTCCCGAGTCCGCCCACTTCATCTGGCCGCTGAATCTCGACCTCGACGGAGCGGGGACACTCGCGTGGGCCACGGCCCAACCTCTCGCCATCGTCGTTCGCGCCGCCGAGAAGACGTGGTATTTCACAGCCACCACGGGCGTGCCGACGGAATTCGTCTTCCGTGGGGCTCGCGTCGTCGCGCACCGCGGGCGCATCGAGCAACGGGGCGATGGCGTCACGCGCGTCCTCGATCTGACGCCCGGACGCGAACCAGCCATGAGTCTCGATTCCACCACGCGCATCGTCGTGCTCGACGAAGCCGATTCGCTCGCCTTCGAGCGCGATTCGCGCGACGGCTCGGTCCGCTTCGCCTCGCGGCCGACCGAATCGACAGCGCCGCTCGAGATCGAACGCGTGCGCGACGCCGGCGCGCCACGCGCCGTGCCCCTCGGGCGCGCGCCGAAACCGGTCGCCGCGATGCCGACCGACGCCGACTTCGCCGCTGCTGCGGTTTGGCGCGTCAAACTTCCCGCCGGTCTCCGAGCCGAGACGCGCCCGTTGCTGCGCCTTCGCTACACCGGCGACGTCGCGCGCGTATTCGTCGACGGCGAGTTGGTGAACGACGACTACTACAACGGAGCGCCGCTTGAGATCGGACTCTGGCGCCACCCGGCAGCGCTGCGCGGTGCCGAAATCACCGTGGCAATCCTGCCCCTCGCGCGCGCCAGTGTCAGCGGACCGACTCCTCGAATCTATTTTTCAGCGCCCGCCGCGTTGCCCGCGTTCGGCGATCGCGAGGCCGTGGCCGAGTTGCAGGCGGCCGAGTTGATCACGACCGCCAACGAGGAAAAATAG
- a CDS encoding Tat pathway signal sequence domain protein — protein MAHFTRREFVRSTVLGAAALNLVSQLQAESLPPPTGPAPVPLKPGTAPVRWLDGAPPRYFPGATWGVAWPRGVHAAGTSFALVDSGGANLPGQTWPLATWPDGSLKWTAHALPAGIAPDGLEITAGQPAAPAAPLRVNEDATSITVDTGAVTCRINKAGDRLVASLVRGGAEVARAGRLVCLREDRAGAPVSEEFNGAIERVTLEQPGPIRAVVKIEGKHARAGRAWLPFVVRLYFHAGGEAIRLLHTIVHDGDENRDFIRGLGVRFEVPMHGELHDRHVRFSGQGAGLFAEAVRGITGLRRDPGREVREAQLAGAATPPLSSWHPAIPKLLKYVPAYADWTLFQSSCDGFEIRKRTQEGRTWLTPARGQRAGGLAYVGTPAGGLAMGIRNFWQSYPAQLDVRGATSEVAELTAWLWAPDAAAMDLRGYHDGMGQDTYEKQLEGLEITYEDYEPGFDKPEGVARTSELFLFPVAATPTRERLVEFADIVRNPPVLVTTPEHLHRCAVFGNLWAPVERTHPGKARIEDRLSWLFGFYQQERENRRWYGFWNYGDVMHSYDADRHEWKYDVGGFAWDNSELSTDLWLWFYFLRTGRADVFRFAEAMTRHTGEVDVHHLGRFAPLGSRHNVLHWGCSAKQLRISTALNRRFYYYLTGDERVGDLMREQIEAARALATTQANRKVAKDRVTAPDPNAREVYAGFGTDWGSLAGAWLTEWERTADPKMRERLLAGMRTIASQPLGFFTGGARLELATGAFARSTFEKPVVSHLSAVFGLVEVCAELVQLLPEVPEFKTAWLDYCRLYNAPKEEQAARFGAPLAGTNLEQGHSRLTAFAAVQTGDAALAARAWSEFLNPPGPGGRPIRNRPRNETKRIEGPAVLRPVDEALGVSTNDTAQWGLAAMQCLALVGDQLPRG, from the coding sequence ATGGCACACTTCACTCGCAGGGAATTCGTGCGCAGCACCGTGCTCGGCGCCGCCGCGCTCAATCTCGTCTCGCAGCTTCAGGCCGAGTCACTGCCACCGCCCACTGGGCCGGCACCCGTTCCGCTGAAGCCCGGCACCGCTCCCGTGCGCTGGCTCGATGGTGCGCCGCCGAGGTATTTTCCCGGCGCGACGTGGGGCGTGGCGTGGCCTCGCGGCGTGCATGCGGCCGGCACGAGCTTCGCGCTGGTCGACTCAGGCGGCGCAAATCTCCCCGGCCAAACTTGGCCGCTCGCCACGTGGCCGGACGGCTCGCTGAAATGGACCGCGCACGCGCTTCCGGCGGGTATCGCACCGGACGGCCTCGAAATCACGGCGGGGCAACCAGCCGCGCCCGCAGCCCCTCTGCGCGTCAACGAAGACGCCACGAGCATCACGGTGGACACCGGCGCGGTGACTTGCCGCATCAACAAGGCCGGCGACCGACTCGTTGCTTCGCTCGTCCGCGGCGGCGCGGAGGTCGCGCGCGCGGGACGTCTGGTCTGTCTCCGTGAGGATCGCGCTGGCGCGCCCGTGAGCGAGGAGTTCAACGGGGCCATCGAGCGCGTCACGCTTGAGCAACCCGGTCCGATTCGCGCCGTCGTGAAGATCGAGGGCAAGCACGCGCGCGCTGGCCGGGCATGGTTACCGTTCGTCGTGCGGCTCTATTTCCACGCGGGCGGCGAGGCGATCCGCTTGCTGCACACGATCGTGCACGACGGCGATGAGAACCGTGATTTCATCCGCGGACTTGGTGTGCGTTTCGAGGTGCCGATGCACGGTGAGTTGCACGACCGCCATGTGCGCTTCTCCGGTCAGGGCGCGGGTCTGTTCGCCGAGGCGGTGCGCGGAATCACCGGCTTGCGGCGCGATCCCGGCCGCGAAGTGCGCGAGGCGCAGCTGGCTGGCGCGGCCACGCCGCCGTTGAGCAGTTGGCATCCTGCCATCCCGAAACTGCTGAAATACGTGCCCGCCTACGCGGACTGGACGCTCTTTCAGTCGAGCTGCGACGGCTTCGAGATTCGCAAGCGCACGCAGGAAGGTCGCACGTGGCTGACCCCGGCGCGCGGGCAACGCGCGGGCGGACTCGCTTACGTCGGCACGCCGGCGGGCGGCCTCGCGATGGGGATTCGCAATTTCTGGCAAAGCTACCCCGCGCAGCTCGACGTGCGTGGGGCGACGAGCGAGGTTGCCGAGTTGACCGCGTGGCTGTGGGCGCCGGACGCGGCCGCGATGGATTTGCGCGGCTACCACGACGGGATGGGGCAGGACACTTACGAGAAGCAACTCGAGGGACTCGAGATCACCTACGAAGACTACGAGCCGGGCTTCGACAAGCCCGAGGGCGTCGCGCGGACCAGCGAACTCTTTCTGTTCCCGGTGGCCGCGACGCCCACACGCGAACGCCTCGTCGAATTCGCCGACATCGTGCGCAATCCGCCTGTGCTCGTGACGACGCCGGAGCACCTGCACCGCTGCGCGGTGTTCGGCAATCTCTGGGCGCCGGTCGAGCGCACTCACCCGGGCAAGGCGCGGATCGAAGATCGCCTGAGCTGGCTGTTCGGCTTCTACCAGCAGGAACGCGAGAATCGCCGCTGGTATGGTTTCTGGAACTACGGCGACGTGATGCACAGTTACGATGCCGACCGCCACGAGTGGAAATACGACGTCGGCGGCTTCGCGTGGGACAACTCCGAACTCTCGACCGATCTCTGGCTGTGGTTCTATTTCCTCCGCACCGGACGCGCCGACGTGTTCCGTTTTGCCGAGGCGATGACGCGGCACACCGGCGAAGTCGACGTGCACCACCTCGGGCGTTTCGCGCCGCTCGGCTCGCGGCACAACGTCCTTCACTGGGGTTGCAGCGCGAAACAGCTGCGCATCAGCACGGCGCTGAACCGGCGATTCTATTACTATCTCACGGGCGACGAGCGCGTCGGCGATCTCATGCGTGAACAGATCGAGGCGGCGCGCGCGCTCGCGACGACACAGGCGAACCGCAAGGTCGCGAAGGACCGCGTGACTGCGCCCGATCCCAACGCGCGCGAAGTCTACGCCGGCTTCGGCACCGACTGGGGCTCGCTGGCCGGCGCGTGGCTCACGGAGTGGGAGCGCACCGCGGATCCGAAGATGCGCGAGCGGCTCCTCGCCGGCATGCGGACCATTGCGTCGCAGCCGCTCGGATTCTTCACCGGTGGCGCCCGGCTCGAGCTGGCAACGGGGGCGTTTGCGCGCTCGACCTTCGAAAAGCCGGTCGTGTCGCACCTCTCGGCGGTGTTCGGCCTCGTCGAAGTCTGCGCGGAACTCGTGCAACTCCTGCCGGAGGTGCCCGAGTTCAAGACCGCGTGGCTCGACTATTGCCGCCTCTACAATGCGCCGAAGGAGGAGCAGGCCGCGCGTTTTGGCGCGCCGCTCGCCGGCACGAACCTCGAACAAGGTCACTCGCGCCTCACGGCATTCGCCGCGGTGCAGACGGGCGACGCGGCGCTGGCCGCGCGCGCCTGGAGCGAGTTCCTCAATCCGCCCGGCCCGGGCGGACGCCCAATCCGCAACCGTCCGCGCAACGAGACGAAGCGCATCGAGGGGCCGGCCGTCCTGCGCCCAGTCGACGAAGCGCTCGGCGTGTCGACCAACGACACGGCGCAATGGGGCCTCGCCGCGATGCAGTGTCTCGCGCTTGTTGGCGACCAGTTGCCACGCGGCTGA